The Vitis vinifera cultivar Pinot Noir 40024 chromosome 12, ASM3070453v1 genome has a segment encoding these proteins:
- the LOC104880909 gene encoding LOW QUALITY PROTEIN: G-type lectin S-receptor-like serine/threonine-protein kinase At4g03230 (The sequence of the model RefSeq protein was modified relative to this genomic sequence to represent the inferred CDS: substituted 1 base at 1 genomic stop codon), which yields MSPEYALDGFFSEKSDVFSFGVMVLEIINGKRNTGFYQSDQTLSLLGQAWKLLKEDKVLELMDQTLSETCNTKEFLRCVNAGLLCVQEDPSDRPTMAVAVVMLSSDTATLPFVSGVNPAEPTKPADQKSSSSFPVVVVGITIAVVLVAVLGIIGYIAYLRKRTITKRKENRANQVLHLYDSESRVKHLIDSEQFKEEDKKGIDVPFFDLEDILAATENFSDANKLGQGGFEPVYKGKFLEGREIAVKRLSRASGQGLQEFKNEVVLIAKLQHRNLVRLLGYCVEGDEKILLYEYMANKSLDSFIFDXTLCMLLNWEKRFDIIMGIARGLLYLHQDSRLKIIHRDLKTSNILLDDEMNPKISDFGLAKIFDSKQVEANTNRVVGTYAAFNWFNAVAMSPEYALDGYFSEKSDVFCFGVMVLEIISGKRNTGFYQSDRTLSLLGHAWKLWKEDKVLELMDQTLSETCNTNEFSRCVNVGLLCVQEDPSDRPTMAIAVLLLSSDAATVPVPKEPAFVVKRNLSSTASSSSKAEASWKNELVASIGEGR from the exons ATGTCTCCAGAGTATGCATTGGATGGGTTTTTCTCAGAGAAGTCTGATGTCTTTAGCTTTGGTGTTATGGTGCTTGAGATCATCAATGGGAAGAGGAACACTGGATTTTATCAGTCTGACCAAACACTGAGCCTTCTGGGTCAA GCATGGAAGCTATTGAAAGAAGACAAGGTGTTGGAGCTGATGGACCAGACACTAAGCGAAACATGCAacacaaaagaatttttgaggtGTGTGAATGCTGGGTTGTTGTGTGTGCAAGAAGACCCAAGTGACCGTCCCACCATGGCAGTTGCAGTTGTAATGCTCAGCAGTGACACTGCCACACTCCCA TTTGTGTCAGGTGTCAATCCTGCAGAGCCTACAAAGCCTGCTGATCAGAAGTCATCGTCGTCATTTCCAGTGGTTGTGGTAGGCATAACAATTGCTGTCGTTCTAGTTGCAGTTTTAGGCATCATTGGTTATATTGCTTATTTGCGCAAAAGAACCATCACCAAAAGGAAAG aGAACAGAGCAAATCAAGTGCTTCACTTATATGATAGTGAGAGTCGTGTGAAACACTTAATAGACTCAGAGCAATTCAAAGAAGAGGATAAGAAAGGCATTGATGTACCGTTTTTCGACTTAGAAGACATACTGGCTGCTACAGAAAACTTTTCAGATGCAAATAAGCTTGGACAAGGGGGTTTTGAGCCAGTTTACAAG GGCAAGTTTCTAGAGGGGCGAGAAATTGCGGTTAAGAGACTCTCTAGAGCTTCAGGACAAGGCTTACaggaatttaagaatgaggtTGTGTTAATTGCCAAACTTCAGCATCGGAATCTGGTTAGACTTTTGGGCTATTGTGTTGAAGGTGATGAGAAGATTTTACTCTATGAATATATGGCCAACAAAAGCTTAGATTCCTTCATATTTG ATTGAACCCTATGCATGTTACTGAACTGGGAGAAGCGGTTTGACATCATTATGGGAATTGCTCGAGGGCTGCTGTATCTTCACCAAGATTCAAGATTGAAGATTATTCATAGGGACTTAAAAACAAGCAACATTCTACTTGATGATGAGATGAATCCCAAAATTTCAGACTTTGGCTTGGCAAAGATTTTTGACAGTAAGCAAGTAGAGGCAAACACGAACAGAGTAGTTGGAACTTA TGCTGCTTTTAACTGGTTCAATGCAGTGGCTATGTCTCCGGAGTATGCATTGGATGGATATTTCTCAGAGAAGTCTGATGTCTTTTGCTTTGGTGTTATGGTACTTGAGATCATCAGTGGGAAGAGGAACACTGGATTTTATCAGTCTGACCGAACTCTGAGTCTTCTAGGTCAT GCATGGAAGCTATGGAAAGAAGACAAGGTTTTGGAGTTGATGGACCAGACACTAAGTGAAACATGCAACACAAACGAATTTTCGAGGTGTGTAAATGTTGGGCTGTTGTGTGTGCAAGAAGACCCAAGTGACCGTCCCACCATGGCCATTGCAGTTCTTCTGCTCAGCAGTGATGCTGCAACAGTGCCCGTTCCTAAAGAACCAGCTTTTGTTGTAAAGAGGAACCTTTCTAGTACAGCTTCTTCTTCTAGCAAGGCTGAAGCCTCCTGGAAGAATGAGCTTGTAGCCTCCATAGGAGAAGGGCGATAG